Proteins co-encoded in one Epinephelus moara isolate mb chromosome 13, YSFRI_EMoa_1.0, whole genome shotgun sequence genomic window:
- the tnrc6ba gene encoding trinucleotide repeat-containing gene 6B protein isoform X2, whose protein sequence is MEDKKRKKDEKRKREASQKVTEQKNKVPDLTKPASAQSPATQSSSASPSPGPTPSASPSPATLGPGSAATPSQGGNNAKRLAVANGQPTSTTISSSTAGGPSAAGNGSTSSGGGAQAPQQQPRYMPREVPPRFRCQQDHKVLLKRGQPPLSSMLLGGGGGGGDGPNANMAAVSDSGAAASSLALTSSSVAASTTTSNYANSMWGASSGSQASSQGREKVIVDGNDLEEWPSIAGSDGGGASFTTAGGGSSNNGMPVNSISASGNQSSPTSSFSLPNECMQSSNGVAWGMAASQGHLGGGNAVAAAGPLLQQPSSLSKASTVPGSHDASGPVDGSSGIPGANFNPNANPSAWPALVQQDGPAAAVEGGPSSFHHQGPGGSLSANNSASLGLGLGGGAVGVLGGHPPLSVNQSSTHQRQLHQMQSRDREMGGGKWDSESAGPKIAGGEGIGGGMDRGVGGGEMSVGDHSLASSWRGQSSFPAANSKTGASRTDGWEGGGGGTGGFGAAEGDNGTSGWGYPSSTSGANAWGSSGTAGNGSQTSGVSQGGWGSSGVGGERGVSGGDWGGSSTGIGGANPGGEGMGGACSSNSSSSGGSTAGNPPATSTSSSTATTMTRAWDNQKGESETGEWGAGVDGQGAQGGSSSSGGNSRNSSHSRPRRPSPNAEVALQNLLSRSDLDPRVLSNTGWGQTQIRQNTSWDFEEHGGQSKGGSSSATSKHPASLGGGSQYSGGPRTLINDSLGPGVNPSLVPSAGSSGEGWESSSNSSSSGASLSGRAPPPSGPNMRNLGVSQSGPVTTTGPGMGSGVMPGHSQQGKATGWGGGGMGVGDGQQAKGWGTEEWRDSSRGGNGGGWGDHGQQNDLASGGWGGNQEEKGTGGWKEMGGNGGGGGWGSGQKVGAGRDWGEQQSKSNSGGGGWEDERKNGGGNSGGDSGVGGWGSWDDGAPRRTWGAGGTGGGGSGGGGMGVVGGMGSKPHQSWSGGNKMHQMPNSQSGSITGPQAQLQQQQSQPRNQHPQRQQALDQGAMQGGGGRKPQAQNQNQSSGWTSGPIPGGSVGCGSGSEPSGWEEPSPQSISRKNEIDDGTSAWGDPTHYNYKPVNLWDKNSAPAGQQPPAQTQAQQQQQQQQQQQQQQQQQQQQQAPPIQQQPSRQAAGLGGNRDFNTGHGPGKTSAISPSGWGGTSPTSPTVDNGTAAWGKPTDAPTGWGDPDDAGGKTTGWGNPSPNPIKSSSKSMQDGWGDKEGSVAASRHSSWEDEEEGGGMWNSAGSQGSGSSWGQGSNGGWGQSHPGKKPSNKVPLKPGGGDSWMSPINRQFSNMGLLNDDPSGPNIDLAPGSLQEKKMDVEKRGMGMGMGMNDYNGDMRKGGRGGGGGMAYRPPGSKEATPGDAGSYYDKTLPLTNQDWCLGEEGPCSLYSPPTVYKPHSLFNHTIPFRQGGHSIFGSGGGMAQSRHQPSVPPINQSPGIRAQVPHQFLSPQVPGSVLKQMPPPSGSVGGVGGVGGVAGVGGSVFPAQLSPQHIAMLSSIYPPHIQFQLACQLLLQQQQPQQQQQQLLQNQRKFTPNVRQQPDPHQLARIMAVLQQQRQQQQVGGLGGSSKLSPSHHGGGGGGGPKLPGADPLPHPGLAGSVADLHQKTLGPYSGFSSGVNLPGLDLGGSVVGGPGGMKDLGIQQSRFKWMMEGHSSPDTSSPENAFHKNGPVTPMKMPGGSPYSQYDMMVGDGLGDNWHRTPGNKMGAKPPTTASWPPEFQPGVPWKGIDRVDPESDPYMTPGSMMGNAVSPNLNDTEHQLLQDNTDSTPPLNTLLPSPGAWPYSASDSPLNNAHNSAKYTDYKTSWPPEPIGHKSWKANRGSSQNQLSRPPPGLASQKQPSPSPWSGGAPRLAGRGWGGGSSTTASTWSDGSSRESCWLVLSNLTPQIDGSTLRTICMQHGPLLTFHLGLTQGTALIRYGSKQEAAKAQSALHMCVLGNTTILAEFVSEEDVARYIAHSQAGGAGSGGTTAGSTGSGPTASSTVGANGSGGSCERAGAGGSSGGGGVEGGSTTGGTGNGGGGPSSSGWQSLDSTGSSSDQSATQGPELGIFTQWSSNGTGVGGAGGVGAGRQGLWGGMGGMSGAGYPSSSLWGSPALEDRHQMGSPASLLPGDLLGGGTDSI, encoded by the exons ATGGAAgacaagaaaaggaaaaaagacgaaaaaaggaaaagggaagCCTCTCAGAAG Gtcacagaacaaaaaaacaaag TGCCAGACTTGACCAAGCCGGCATCTGCCCAGTCTCCTGCCACTCAGAGCAGCTCTGCCTCCCCCAGCCCTGGACCCACCCCCTCTGCCTCCCCATCCCCAGCCACCTTGGGCCCTGGCAGTGCTGCCACCCCGTCACAGGGCGGCAACAATGCCAAGCGCCTGGCGGTGGCTAACGGACAGCCCACCTCCACCACCATTTCTTCCTCCACCGCTGGCGGCCCCAGTGCTGCTGGAAACGGCAGTACAAGTAGCGGAGGCGGAGCCCAGGCGCCTCAGCAGCAACCGCGCTACATGCCGAGAGAAGTGCCGCCGCGATTCCGCTGCCAGCAGGACCATAAAGTGCTACTGAAGAGGGGTCAGCCGCCACTGTCCTCCATGCTGctgggagggggaggaggaggaggggatggccCCAATGCAAACATGGCTGCTGTCTCAG ATTCTGGTGCAGCTGCCTCCTCATTGGCCCTCACCTCATCATCAGTTGCTGcttctactactacttctaATTATGCAAATTCCATGTGGGGGGCGAGCTCAGGCAGCCAGGCCTCCTCTCAGGGCAGGGAGAAGGTGATTGTCGATGGCAACGACCTGGAGGAGTGGCCTAGCATCGCTGGCAGTGATGGGGGAGGAGCTTCTTTCACCACCGCTGGAGGAGGCAGCAGCAACAACGGAATGCCTGTGAACAGCATCAGTGCCTCTGGCAACCAATCCTCACCCACTTCCTCGTTCTCTTTGCCCAATGAATGTATGCAGTCGTCCAACGGTGTGGCGTGGGGGATGGCTGCCTCCCAGGGTCATCTTGGAGGAGGGAATGCAGTAGCTGCAGCTGGGCCTCTGCTACAACAGCCCTCCTCACTTTCCAAAGCCTCCACTGTGCCAGGGAGCCATGATGCCAGTGGCCCCGTTGACGGCAGCAGTGGGATTCCAGGTGCCAACTTCAATCCAAATGCCAACCCTTCGGCCTGGCCTGCCCTGGTGCAGCAGGATGGGCCCGCTGCTGCAGTAGAAGGAGGTCCGTCTTCCTTCCATCACCAGGGCCCTGGAGGGTCTTTGTCTGCCAACAACTCTGCTTCCCTGGGCCTTGGGCTGGGAGGCGGGGCAGTCGGGGTGCTGGGGGGTCACCCACCTTTATCTGTGAATCAATCAAGTACCCATCAGCGGCAACTTCACCAAATGCAatccagagacagagagatgggagGGGGAAAGTGGGACAGCGAATCAGCGGGACCAAAAATAGCAGGGGGAGAAGGGATTGGGGGAGGAATGGACCGTGGTGTGGGAGGAGGTGAGATGAGTGTGGGAGACCACAGCCTTGCCTCCTCATGGAGAGGCCAGTCTTCTTTCCCTGCAGCTAACTCCAAAACAGGAGCCTCAAGGACTGATGGATgggagggtggaggaggtggcACAGGTGGATTCGGAGCTGCTGAAGGGGATAATGGGACATCGGGTTGGGGGTATCCGAGTTCCACTAGTGGGGCTAATGCTTGGGGCAGTTCTGGAACTGCAGGAAACGGTAGTCAAACCTCCGGGGTATCTCAGGGAGGGTGGGGGTCATCAGGAgtaggaggggagagaggagttTCTGGTGGTGATTGGGGTGGTAGCTCCACTGGTATTGGTGGTGCTAATCCAGGAGGTGAGGGTATGGGTGGAGCCTGcagcagtaacagcagcagtagtggGGGCAGCACAGCTGGCAACCCCCCTGCCACCTCCACCTCTTCATCAACAGCCACCACTATGACCAGAGCTTGGGACAATCAGAagggagagagtgaaacaggGGAATGGGGTGCGGGAGTAGACGGACAGGGAGCACAGGGAGGATCTTCATCCAGTGGTGGAAATTCCAGAAACAGCAGTCACAGTCGTCCTCGCCGCCCTTCACCTAATGCTGAAGTTGCCTTACAGAACCTGCTCAGCCGGTCTGATCTGGACCCTCGGGTCCTGTCCAACACAGGCTGGGGCCAAACACAAATCCGACAAAACACGTCCTGGGACTTTGAAGAACATGGAGGACAGAGTAAAGGTGGATCATCATCAGCTACATCAAAACACCCAGCTTCTCTTGGTGGTGGTTCTCAGTATTCTGGTGGACCCAGGACTCTAATCAATGATTCTTTGGGTCCAGGGGTCAATCCGTCCCTGGTTCCATCTGCTGGGTCCTCCGGAGAGGGctgggagagcagcagcaacagtagcaGTAGTGGGGCCTCTCTGTCTGGGAGAGCCCCACCACCTTCAGGCCCCAACATGAGAAATCTTGGCGTCTCACAATCTGGGCCAGTGACCACAACGGGACCTGGTATGGGGTCAGGGGTAATGCCAGGACATAGCCAGCAGGGGAAGGCTACAggctggggtggaggaggaatGGGTGTTGGGGACGGCCAGCAGGCCAAGGGTTGGGGGACTGAGGAATGGAGAGACAGTAGTAGAGGAGGAAATGGTGGAGGATGGGGTGATCATGGGCAACAGAACGACCTAGCGAGTGGAGGCTGGGGAGGAAATCAGGAGGAGAAAGGGACAGGGGGATGGAAAGAAATGGGAggaaatggaggaggaggtgggtggGGATCAGGACAGAAGGTTGGGGCAGGTAGGGACTGGGGAGAGCAACAGTCCAAATCAAATagtggaggagggggatgggaggatgagaggaagaacggaggaggaaaCTCAGGTGGGGATTCAGGTGTGGGTGGTTGGGGGAGCTGGGATGATGGTGCTCCCCGCAGAACCTGGGGAGCAGGGGGCACAGGGGGAGGAGgcagtggaggaggggggatGGGTGTTGTTGGGGGCATGGGGTCCAAACCCCATCAAAGTTGGAGTGGAGGAAACAAAATGCACCAGATGCCAAACAGCCAGTCGGGCTCCATCACAGGCCCGCAGGCACAACTGCAACAGCAACAATCACAGCCCCGCAATCAGCATCCACAGCGACAGCAAGCATTGGACCAAGGGGCTATGCAAGGGGGCGGGGGGAGGAAACCTCAAGCCCAGAATCAGAACCAAAGCTCAGGCTGGACCTCGGGGCCCATCCCTGGTGGCTCCGTAGGATGTGGAAGTGGATCTGAACCAAGTGGCTGGGAGGAGCCCTCGCCACAGTCTATAAGCAGGAAGAACGAGATAGATGATGGAACATCAGCATGGGGAGACCCAACCCATTACAACTACAAGCCGGTCAACCTGTGGGATAAAAACAGCGCCCCTGCTGGCCAGCAGCCTCCGGCCCAGACTCAGgcgcaacagcagcaacagcaacagcaacagcagcagcagcagcagcagcagcagcagcagcagcaggcaccTCCAATACAGCAGCAGCCTAGCAGGCAGGCTGCAGGGCTCGGAGGTAACAGAGACTTTAACACTGGCCATGGACCTGGAAAAACTTCAGCTATTA gtccttcgGGTTGGGGTGGTACTTCTCCAACTAGTCCTACAGTAGACAATGGCACGGCAGCTTGGGGAAAGCCCACTGATGCCCCTACAGGCTGGGGAGACCCTGACGATGCTGGAGGGAAGACAACGGGCTGGGGAAACCCTTCTCCCAACCCCATCAAATCTA GTTCAAAGTCTATGCAAGATGGCTGGGGGGACAAAGAGGGCTCTGTGGCTGCCTCGCGCCACTCAAGCtgggaggacgaggaggagggaggCGGCATGTGGAACAGCGCCGGCTCCCAGGGAAGCGGCTCGTCTTGGGGACAGGGAAGCAATGGGGGCTGGGGACAGAGCCACCCTGGGAAGAAGCCCAGCAACAAG GTTCCACTGAAGCCTGGCGGAGGAGACTCGTGGATGAGCCCCATCAACAGACAGTTCTCTAACATGGGACTGCTG AACGATGATCCAAGTGGTCCAAACATTGACCTGGCTCCAGGATCCCTCCAGGAGAAGAAGATGGATGTGGAGAAAAGAGGCATGGGGATGGGTATGGGTATGAACGATTATAATGGAGACATgaggaagggaggaagaggaggaggaggagggatggcTTATCGTCCACCTGGTTCCAAAGAGGCAACACCTGGGGATGCTGGGTCCTACTATGATAAG ACCTTGCCTTTGACCAATCAGGATTGGTGCCTTGGGGAGGAGGGTCCTTGCTCTCTATACTCACCACCCACTGTCTACAAGCCCCATTCCCTCTTCAACCACACTATTCCCTTTAGACAA GGCGGTCACAGTATCTTTGGCAGTGGTGGAGGGATGGCTCAGTCAAGACACCAGCCAAGTGTCCCACCCATAAATCAGTCCCCAGGGATACGAGCGCAAGTGCCTCATCAGTTCCTGTCACCTCAG GTGCCAGGCTCCGTGCTGAAGCAGATGCCCCCTCCCAGCGGGAGCGTGGGGGGTGTTGGCGGCGTGGGAGGAGTGGCAGGAGTCGGGGGAAGTGTGTTCCCTGCACAGCTGTCCCCCCAGCATATTGCCATGCTCAGCAGCATCTATCCACCTCACATCCAGTTTCAGCTG GCTTGTCAGCTcctgctccagcagcagcagccacaacagcagcaacagcagctacTGCAAAACCAGAGGAAGTTCACACCAAACGTGCGGCAGCAGCCTGACCCTCATCAG CTGGCCAGAATCATGGcggtgctccagcagcagaggcagcagcagcaggtcggGGGTTTAGGTGGCAGCTCCAAACTCTCCCCCTCCCACCATGGTGGAGGTGGCGGAGGGGGTCCCAAACTGCCTGGGGCTGATCCCCTGCCCCATCCAGGTCTGGCAGGATCTGTGGCTGACCTGCATCAGAAAACTCTCGGACCATACTCCG GGTTTAGTTCTGGGGTGAACCTGCCAGGTTTGGACCTGGGTGGCTCTGTAGTGGGGGGGCCTGGGGGCATGAAGGACCTCGGGATTCAGCAGTCCCGCTTCAAATGGATGATGGAGGGACACTCTTCTCCAGACACCTCCTCACCTGAGAACGCATTCCACAAAAATG GTCCTGTCACCCCCATGAAGATGCCGGGGGGCTCGCCCTACTCTCAGTACGACATGATGGTTGGAGACGGGCTGGGCGACAACTGGCATCGCACCCCTGGCAACAAGATGGGTGCCAAGCCTCCCACCACGGCCAGCTGGCCCCCTG AGTTCCAGCCTGGTGTGCCCTGGAAGGGAATCGATCGTGTCGACCCTGAATCTGACCCTTACATGACCCCAGgaagcatgatgggaaatgcaGTGTCCCCCAACCTCAATGATACTGAGCACCAGTTGTTACAAGACAATACTG ATTCCACCCCTCCCCTCAACACCTTGCTGCCTTCACCTGGTGCCTGGCCCTACAGTGCCTCAGACAGTCCCCTCAACAACGCACACAACTCag caaagtacACAGACTACAAGACCAGCTGGCCCCCAGAGCCCATCGGACACAAGTCTTGGAAAGCTAACCGCGGCAGCAGCCAGAACCAGCTGTCCCGCCCACCTCCAGGACTAGCCAGTCAAAAGCAGCCATCACCTTCCCCTTGGTCCGGAGGAGCCCCTCGATTGGCTGGTCGGGGCTGGGGCGGCGGCTCGAGCACCACTG CCTCGACCTGGAGTGATGGCAGCTCTCGGGAAAGCTGCTGGTTGGTGCTCAGCAACCTCACAccacag ATTGATGGCTCTACTCTGAGGACCATCTGCATGCAGCACGGCCCTCTGCTGACCTTTCACCTTGGCCTGACCCAGGGCACTGCTCTGATTCGCTACGGCTCCAAACAGGAGGCAGCCAAGGCCCAAAGTGCACTCCACAT GTGTGTTCTGGGTAACACCACCATCTTGGCAGAGTTTGTGAGCGAGGAGGATGTGGCTCGCTACATTGCACATTCCCAGGCAGGAGGAGCAGGGAGCGGAGGAACCACAGCTGGCTCTACAGGCTCCGGGCCTACAGCATCCTCCACAGTGGGGGCCAACGGCAGCGGAGGGAGCTGCGAGCGAGCCGGAGCAGGAGGCAGCAGCGGGGGAGGAGGAGTAGAAGGAGGTTCCACAACTGGAGGAACAGGAAATGGAGGAGGCGGGCCTTCCAGCTCTGGGTGGCAGAGTCTGGACAGCACAGGCAGCTCATCGGACCAGTCTGCCACCCAGGGGCCCGAGCTGGGAATCTTCACCCAGTGGAGCAGCAATGGAACCGGGGTGGGCGGGGCTGGAGGTGTTGGGGCCGGAAGGCAGGGCCTGTGGGGGGGGATGGGTGGGATGAGTGGGGCGGGGTACCCCAGCAGTAGCCTCTGGGGTTCCCCGGCACTTGAGGATCGTCACCAGATGGGCAGCCCTGCCTCACTGCTGCCAGGGGACCTGCTGGGCGGGGGGACTGACTCCATCTAA